One Cicer arietinum cultivar CDC Frontier isolate Library 1 chromosome 8, Cicar.CDCFrontier_v2.0, whole genome shotgun sequence DNA segment encodes these proteins:
- the LOC101510115 gene encoding 2-hydroxyisoflavanone dehydratase-like: protein MASTPKKKEIVSQVPDFINVYSDGTIERLDDKPKVPPSPLDPQTCVSSKDIFFSNDPSFKARLYLPKLTQNNQKIPILVYFHGGAFCCESPFASHHHKYCNVVASQGKVLIFSIEYRRAPEHFIPTQYDDCWVGLKWVASQNNNETKDPTNCDPWIINHGDFNRVFIGGDSSGGNIVHNIAIRAGAEELPCGVKIFGAYMNHPFFWGSKPIGFEKVEEFEKISEFANLLWNFVYPNAPGGIDNPMVNPLDPKAPNLATLGCSKMLITVGGKDRFRNRTVLYYEAVKQSEWKGEVELFEDEDEDHCYYMFDLDSEKGKIFIKILADFLHL from the coding sequence ATGGCTTCCACACCAAAGAAGAAGGAGATAGTGTCACAAGTTCCTGATTTCATTAATGTGTACAGTGATGGAACCATTGAACGTCTTGATGATAAACCAAAGGTTCCACCTTCACCACTTGATCCTCAAACATGTGTCTCATCAAAAGACATTTTCTTTTCCAATGACCCTTCATTCAAAGCTAGACTTTACCTACCAAAACTAACACAAAACAACCAAAAAATACCAATCTTAGTTTATTTTCATGGTGGTGCATTTTGTTGTGAATCACCTTTTGCATCACACCATCACAAATATtgcaatgttgttgcttctcaaggaaaagttttgattttttctatTGAATATAGAAGAGCACCAGAAcattttattccaacacaataCGATGATTGTTGGGTTGGTCTCAAATGGGTTGCTTCTCAAAATAATAATGAGACCAAAGATCCAACAAATTGTGACCCTTGGATCATTAATCATGGTGATTTCAATAGAGTTTTCATTGGTGGTGATAGTAGTGGTGGAAATATTGTTCACAACATTGCAATTCGTGCTGGTGCTGAAGAATTACCATGTGGTGTTAAAATATTTGGTGCTTATATGAACCATCCATTTTTTTGGGGTTCAAAACCAATTGGGTTTGAAAAAGTTGAAGAATTTGAGAAGATTAGTGAATTTGCAAATTTGCTTTGGAATTTTGTGTATCCTAATGCACCTGGTGGTATAGATAATCCAATGGTGAATCCGTTGGATCCAAAAGCACCAAATTTGGCTACACTTGGTTGTTCTAAGATGCTTATTACTGTTGGTGGTAAAGATCGTTTTAGAAACAGAACAGTTTTGTATTATGAGGCAGTGAAACAGAGTGAATGGAAAGGGGAAGTGGAActttttgaagatgaagatgaagatcaTTGTTATTATATGTTTGATCTTGATTCTGAGAAAGgcaaaatattcatcaaaattttggCTGATTTTCTTCACCTTTga
- the LOC101506056 gene encoding 2-hydroxyisoflavanone dehydratase-like: MAYSLTSNNKKEIEKELLPLIRVYKDGSVERLIESPIVPPSLQDPQTNVSSKDIIISNNNPSLSARIFLPYSHKHNNKKLPIFLYFHGGAFCVESAFSSLYHNYLNILVSESNIIAVSVDYRLLPHHPLPAAYEDGWISLQWLASHTSNEINNNNKEQWLLDYGDFNKVYIGGDTNGANLAHNIAMRAGTETLPNNLKIFGVLLCSPFFWGSKSIGLEALEDNERHGLAIKVWNFVYPNAKGGIDNHMVNPCADDAPNLATLGCSKMLVTVTDKDEFRDRDLLYYDSVRKSGWQGQLELFEAGDEEHGFQIFNHQTHTAKNFIKRLASFLV, translated from the coding sequence ATGGCTTATTCTTTAACttccaacaacaaaaaagagatTGAAAAAGAGCTTCTACCCCTTATACGTGTCTACAAAGATGGAAGTGTAGAACGTCTTATAGAGTCTCCAATAGTTCCACCTTCCCTTCAAGACCCTCAAACCAATGTCTCATCCAAAGACATTATCATCTCCAACAATAATCCTTCCCTCTCTGCTCGCATTTTCCTTCCATATTCCCACAAACACAATAACAAAAAGCTTCCCATCTTTCTCTACTTTCATGGCGGCGCTTTTTGCGTCGAATCAGCCTTCTCTTCTTTATACCATAATTACCTCAATATCTTAGTTTCTGAATCAAATATAATAGCTGTGTCTGTTGATTATAGACTCCTTCCACATCATCCTCTTCCTGCAGCTTATGAAGATGGTTGGATTTCTCTTCAATGGCTTGCTTCTCACACAAGCAATGAaatcaacaataataacaaagaaCAATGGTTACTAGATTATGGTGATTTCAACAAAGTTTACATTGGTGGTGACACCAATGGTGCTAACCTTGCTCATAACATAGCTATGCGTGCTGGAACTGAAACATTACCAAACAATCTTAAAATATTTGGTGTATTACTCTGTAGTCCTTTTTTTTGGGGTTCAAAGTCAATTGGGTTAGAAGCTTTGGAAGACAATGAACGTCATGGATTGGCTATTAAAGTTTGGAACTTTGTGTATCCTAATGCAAAGGGTGGAATTGATAATCATATGGTTAATCCTTGTGCTGATGATGCACCTAATTTGGCTACACTTGGTTGTTCTAAGATGCTAGTTACTGTTACTGATAAAGATGAGTTTAGAGACAGAGATCTTTTGTATTATGACTCTGTTAGAAAAAGTGGATGGCAAGGTCAACTTGAATTGTTTGAAGCTGGAGATGAGGAACATGGTTTTCAGATATTCAATCATCAAACTCATACGGCTAAAAACTTCATCAAACGTTTGGCTTCTTTTCTTGTTTGA
- the LOC101505504 gene encoding probable ATP-dependent DNA helicase CHR12 isoform X2, which translates to MMRLRRPPYGVGDPFAINADDQIRKKRDAERLSRLEEQEKTHIETTKRRFFAEILNAVREFQLQIQGSLKRRKQRNDAVQAWHGRQRQRATRAEKLRFQALKADDQEAYMRMVKESKNERLTLLLEETNKLLVNLGAAVQRQRDSKQSNGIEPLEDLKADLPQSDVLKNGFSKESPLEEDVDLIDSDHNDDTSDLLEGQRQYNSAIHSIQEKVTEQPSTLQGGELRPYQIEGLQWMLSLFNNNLNGILADEMGLGKTIQTISLIAYLMEYKSVTGPFLIVAPKAVLPNWINEFATWAPSITAVLYDGRLDERKAIKEELSGEGKFNVLITHYDLIMRDKAFLKKIYWKYLIVDEGHRLKNHECALARTLDSSYQIERRLLLTGTPIQNSLQELWSLLNFLLPNIFNSVQNFEDWFNAPFADRVDVSLTDEEQLLIIRRLHQVIRPFILRRKKAEVEKFLPGKSQVILKCDMSAWQKVYYQQVTDVGRVGLDNGSGKSKSLQNLTMQLRKCCNHPYLFVGDYDIYNRKQEIVRASGKFELLDRLLPKLRRAGHRVLLFSQMTRLMDILEIYLRLHDYKFLRLDGSTKTEERGSLLRKFNAPDSPYFMFLLSTRAGGLGLNLQTADTVIIFDSDWNPQMDQQAEDRAHRIGQKKEVRVFVLVSVGSIEEVILERAKQKMGIDAKVIQAGLFNTTSTAQDRREMLEEIMRRGSSSLGTDVPSEREINRLAARSDEEYWLFERMDEDRRQKENYRSRLMEEHELPDWVYSALNKDDKVKAFDSSSVTGKRKRKEVVYADTLSDLQWMKAVENGQDINKLSAKGKRRNHLPVDSHAQTSDDTGAEEMFLELSNAVTNERSSEDTFDVTPASKRLRHEEISLRKHETEDVGVSGLNEHVFSWNTHRKKRSSYLSQGSLSDTRGQSANGRAS; encoded by the exons ATGATGCGGTTGCGGCGTCCTCCTTATGGTGTTGGAGATCCATTTGCCATAAATGCTGATGATCAAATAAGAAAGAAACGGGATGCTGAG AGACTATCAAGATTAGAAGAGCAAGAAAAAACTCACATAGAAACCACAAAAAGAAGATTTTTCGCAGAAATACTGAATGCTGTCCGTGAGTTCCAGTTACAAATCCAAGGTTCTTTGAAGAGGAGAAAACAGAGGAACGATGCTGTTCAG GCATGGCATGGAAGGCAAAGACAACGTGCAACACGGGCCGAGAAATTGAGATTCCAAGCTTTAAAGGCTGATGATCAAGAAGCTTACATGAGAATGGTGAAAGAGAGTAAGAATGAAAGATTAACTTTGCTTCTTGAAGAAACAAATAAACTGCTTGTAAATTTGGGAGCAGCCGTTCAACGTCAAAGAGACTCCAAACAATCAAATGGTATTGAACCCTTGGAAGATTTAAAAGCTGATTTACCACAGTCAGATGTTTTAAAGAATGGGTTTTCTAAGGAATCACCTCTTGAGGAAGATGTGGATTTGATAGATTCTGATCATAATGATGACACTAGTGATTTACTTGAAGGTCAGAGGCAATACAATTCTGCTATACATTCCATTCAAGAAAAG GTAACTGAACAACCATCTACCCTTCAAGGTGGAGAATTAAGACCATACCAGATAGAAGGGCTCCAGTGGATGCTTTCTTTGTTTAATAACAACTTAAATGGAATTTTGGCTGATGAAATGGGGCTTGGGAAGACAATACAAACCATTTCGTTGATAGCATATCTTATGGAATACAAGAGTGTGACTGGCCCTTTTTTGATTGTGGCTCCAAAGGCTGTTCTGCCAAATTGGATCAATGAATTCGCAACATGGGCTCCTAG CATTACAGCTGTTCTATATGATGGACGGCTGGATGAGAGGAAAGCAATAAAGGAAGAACTGTCAGGGGAGGGGAAATTTAATGTTCTGATAACACACTATGATCTTATAATGAGAGATAAAGCATTTCTCAAGAAAATCTATTGGAAATACTTGATTGTTGATGAAGGGCATCGATTGAAGAATCATGAGTGTGCTCTAGCAAGAACTCTGGACTCCAG CTATCAGATTGAACGGAGACTACTGTTGACTGGAACCCCAATTCAGAACAGCCTGCAGGAATTGTGGTCTCTGCTCAACTTTCTCCTTCCAAACATTTTCAATTCAGTTCAGAATTTTGAGGACTGGTTTAATGCTCCCTTCGCAGACCGAGTTGATGTGTCCTTAACAGATGAAGAACAGTTATTGATTATTCGCCGTCTGCATCAA GTAATAAGGCCCTTCATACTAAGAAGGAAAAAGGCTGAGGTGGAAAAGTTTCTTCCTGGGAAATCTCAGGTCATACTCAAATGTGATATGTCAGCCTGGCAGAAAGTATATTATCAACAAGTAACTGATGTCGGCAGAGTTGGGTTAGACAATG GTTCTGGAAAATCAAAAAGTCTACAGAACTTGACAATGCAACTCAGGAAGTGTTGTAACCATCCCTACCTGTTTGTGGGAGACTATGATATATATAATCGTAAGCAGGAGATTGTCAGAGCATCAGGGAAATTTGAACTTCTTGACCGTTTGCTTCCAAAACTTCGTAGAGCTGGTCACAGAGTCCTCCTTTTTTCACAAATGACTCGTCTCATGGACATTCTTGAAATTTATCTTCGACTTCACGATTACAAATTTCTTAGACTTGATGGCTCAACAAAAACTGAGGAAAGAGGTTCCCTACTACGGAAATTCAATGCTCCTGACTCTCCATACTTTATGTTTCTTTTGAGCACTCGTGCCGGAGGTCTTGGTTTGAACTTGCAAACAGCAGATACTGTAATAATCTTTGACAGTGATTGGAACCCACAAATGGATCAACAAGCTGAGGATCGAGCCCATCGCATTGGACAAAAAAAGGAAGTTAGAGTTTTTGTGTTAGTTAGCGTGGGATCAATTGAAGAGGTGATTTTAGAGCGTGCTAAACAAAAGATGGGAATTGATGCCAAAGTCATTCAGGCGGGACTTTTCAACACAACTTCAACAG cCCAGGACAGGAGAGAAATGTTGGAGGAGATTATGCGTAGAGGTAGTAGCTCACTCGGAACAGATGTGCCAAGTGAGAGAGAAATTAACCGCCTTGCAGCCCGGTCCGATGAGGAATATTGGCTGTTTGAGAGAATGGACGAGGATAGAAGGCAAAAGGAGAATTACAGATCTCGTCTCATGGAAGAGCATGAACTACCAGATTGGGTATACTCTGCACTAAATAAGGATGATAAGGTGAAGGCTTTTGACAGCAGTAGTGTTACTGGAAAGCGGAAAAGAAAAGAAGTGGTATATGCAGATACGTTAAGCGATCTACAATGGATGAAGGCAGTGGAAAACGGACAGGATATAAATAAGCTTTCGGCTAAAGGGAAACGAAGAAACCACCTCCCTGTTGACAGCCATGCACAAACTAGTGATGATACCGGGGCAGAAGAGATGTTTTTAGAGTTGAGCAATGCAGTGACAAATGAGAGATCAAGTGAAGATACTTTTGATGTGACCCCTGCCTCTAAGAGACTCAGGCATGAAGAAATAAGTCTCCGGAAACATGAAACCGAAGATGTCGGCGTAAGTGGTTTGAACGAGCATGTGTTTTCGTGGAATACACACAGAAAGAAGAGATCAAGCTATCTTAGCCAGGGTTCATTATCTGATACCAGAGGGCAGAGTGCAAATGGAAGAGCAAGCTAG
- the LOC101506370 gene encoding 2-hydroxyisoflavanone dehydratase-like gives MGSLEDSNKNKVIIHDLLPLVAVYSDGTIDRPNECSTVPPQEEDPKTGVSSKDIVFSKDPYLTARLYLPKLTQSNEKLPILVYYYGGAFSFESAFSDIHHSYCNRIASQAKVVIASIEHRNAPEHYLPTAYNDCWAGLCWVATHATQNPTNSDPWITNHGDFNRVFIGGDSSGGNLVHNVAMRAGVEALPGGVKLFGAYLNHAYFWGSKPIGKEPVIGFEETLQSRIWKFAYPSAPGGLDNPMLNPLAPGAPSLATLGCSRMLVTVAGNDQYLFNEREKRYYEAVKQSGWKGEVELFEEKGEIHVYYMYDSESEQAKRIFKLLVDFLKQ, from the coding sequence ATGGGTTCCTTAGAAGACAGCAACAAAAACAAGGTAATAATCCACGACTTACTTCCCCTCGTAGCTGTCTATAGTGATGGCACCATAGATCGTCCTAATGAATGTTCAACTGTTCCACCACAAGAAGAGGACCCCAAAACTGGTGTCTCATCCAAAGATATTGTCTTTTCCAAAGACCCATACCTCACTGCTAGACTTTACCTTCCAAAACTAACTCAATCCAATGAAAAACTCCCCATCTTGGTTTACTATTATGGTGGTGCATTCAGCTTTGAATCAGCCTTCTCAGACATTCATCACTCATATTGCAATCGCATAGCTTCTCAAGCAAAAGTTGTGATTGCTTCCATTGAGCATAGAAATGCTCCAGAGCATTATCTCCCTACAGCTTATAATGATTGTTGGGCTGGTCTCTGTTGGGTTGCTACTCATGCAACACAAAATCCAACAAACAGTGACCCTTGGATCACCAATCATGGTGATTTTAACAGAGTTTTCATTGGAGGTGATAGTAGTGGTGGAAATCTTGTTCACAATGTTGCCATGCGTGCTGGTGTTGAAGCTTTACCTGGTGGTGTTAAATTGTTTGGTGCTTATCTTAACCACGCTTACTTTTGGGGATCAAAGCCAATAGGGAAGGAACCTGTTATAGGATTTGAGGAGACTCTTCAATCTAGGATTTGGAAGTTTGCTTACCCTTCTGCTCCTGGTGGATTAGATAACCCTATGCTCAATCCACTGGCTCCTGGGGCACCAAGCTTGGCTACACTTGGTTGTTCTAGGATGCTTGTTACTGTTGCTGGCAATGATCAATATTTGTTtaatgaaagagaaaaaagataTTATGAGGCTGTGAAGCAGAGTGGATGGAAAGGGGAAGTGGAACTCTTTGAAGAGAAAGGTGAGATACATGTTTATTACATGTATGATTCTGAATCAGAGCAAGCTAAAAGAATTTTCAAACTATTGGTCGATTTTCTTAAACAATGA
- the LOC101505184 gene encoding protein phosphatase 2C 70 — protein sequence MSTMLQTIVTVLLLLMLLLIIIFLFFLFKPWRFFFSSRFRSSTIKGSVGELDRPLVEDDVNNQNNNIHNNNELPRDYDLEGACYPNEVNFRSPRTHGQGLVHKQRLQNLSVSPNFPQGGDSLVLDVIPDHSEDVDVVQPFKFPPPPILAQIQKQSTQNHQNDRLQDFVERDITDQRSCLTLEVISGPSCGLRCSVQSTNPSRLPLTLGRVSPSDLLIKDSEVSGKHALIKWNLDKMKWELVDMGSLNGTLLNSKSINHPDTGSRHWGDPMNLANGDVITLGTTSKIIVHIASQNHHHIPFGVGMASDPMALRRGGKKLPMEDVCYYQWPLPGLDQFGLFGICDGHGGDGAAKSASKLFPEIVASILSDSLKRERVLSLRDASDILRDAFSQTEARLNHYYEGCTATVLLVWADCDDNFYAQCANVGDSACIMSVNGQQMKMTEDHKITNYSERLRIEETGEPLKDGETRLYGINLARMLGDKFLKQQDSRFSSEPYISEAVHIHQASKAFAVLASDGLWDVVSSKKAVQLVLQMRERYYTEKEITAEKTASLLLSEARTLKTKDNTSIIFLDFDTFNSFSCKVES from the exons atgaGTACGATGCTACAAACCATTGTGACAGTGCTTCTTCTCCTTATGCTTCTTCTCATCATCATCttccttttctttctcttcAAACCATGGCGCTTCTTTTTCTCTTCTCGCTTTCGCTCTTCTACCATCAAG GGTTCTGTTGGTGAGTTAGATAGACCTCTCGTTGAAGACGATGTAAATAATCAGaataataatattcataataataacgAATTGCCTAGAGATTATGATCTTGAAGGTGCGTGTTATCCTAATGAAGTTAATTTTCGTTCTCCTCGAACACATGGACAAGGACTTGTTCATAAACAAAGGCTTCAGAACCTTTCTGTTTCACCTAATTTCCCTCAAGGTGGTGATAGTTTGGTTTTAGATGTTATCCCTGATCATTCTGAAGATGTTGATGTTGTTCAACCATTTAAGTTTCCACCTCCTCCTATATTAGCTCAAATTCAAAAGCAAAGTACACAGAATCATCAAAATGATAGATTGCAAGACTTTGTGGAAAGAGATATTACTGATCAAA GAAGTTGCCTCACTCTGGAGGTTATAAGTGGTCCTTCTTGCGGACTACGATGTTCTGTACAGTCCACTAATCCCTCTCGTCTACCGCTGACGTTGGGAAGGGTTTCTCCTAGTGATTTGTTGATAAAGGATTCGGAAGTTTCGGGAAAGCATGCTTTGATAAAGTGGAATTTGGAT AAGATGAAATGGGAGTTGGTGGATATGGGTAGCCTGAATGGAACACTTTTGAATTCTAAGTCAATCAACCATCCAGACACTGGAAGTAGGCATTGGGGAGATCCAATGAATCTTGCTAATGGAGATGTTATAACACTTGGAACAACGTCGAAAATAATT GTTCATATTGCTTCGCAAAATCATCATCACATTCCCTTTGGAGTCGGTATGGCATCAGATCCCATGGCTTTACGTCGAGGAGGAAAAAAACTTCCTATGGAGGATGTGTGCTATTATCAATGGCCTCTACCTGGGCTGGATCAG TTTGGACTTTTTGGCATTTGTGATGGGCATGGTGGTGACGGGGCTGCCAAATCTGCTagcaa aCTTTTTCCTGAGATAGTTGCTAGTATATTATCGGATTCATTAAAGAGGGAGAGGGTTTTGTCACTTCGTGATGCTTCAGATATTCTCCGAGATGCATTTTCTCAAACAGAAGCACGCTTGAATCACTATTATGAG GGATGTACAGCAACAGTGCTTCTGGTGTGGGCTGATTGTGATGATAATTTCTATGCACAATGTGCAAATGTTGGAGATTCTGCCTGCATTATGAG TGTTAATGGGCAACAAATGAAGATGACAGAAGATCACAAGATAACAAATTATTCTGAAAGACTCAGAATTGAAGAGACAGGTGAACCATTGAAAGACGGGGAAACACGACTATATG GTATAAATCTTGCAAGGATGCTTGGGGACAAATTCCTAAAACAGCAGGATTCCCGGTTCAGTTCAGAACCTTATATAAGCGAGGCCGTCCATATTCACCAAGCAAGCAAGGCTTTTGCTGTTCTAGCTAG TGATGGGTTATGGGACGTTGTCAGCTCGAAGAAGGCAGTTCAGCTAGTGCTTCAG ATGAGGGAGAGATACTATACAGAGAAAGAGATTACAGCAGAAAAGACTGCTAGTTTGTTGTTGAGTGAGGCTAGAACACTCAAAACGAAGGATAATACCTCCATAATATTCTTAGATTTTGATACCTTCAATAGTTTCTCTTGTAAAGTTGAATCCTAG
- the LOC101505504 gene encoding probable ATP-dependent DNA helicase CHR12 isoform X1: MEQALIGALNLVSRNLPLPPELFNTVSSICYGSDTNSDAPSNSTQHHDLFTDLQDALSIQRPHYSSSSKLNNAIKTRFLTRFHHRLTQLQGLPSSWGDDLQTRCLLELYGLKLAELQGKVRTEVSSEYWLNVKCAYPDKQLFDWGMMRLRRPPYGVGDPFAINADDQIRKKRDAERLSRLEEQEKTHIETTKRRFFAEILNAVREFQLQIQGSLKRRKQRNDAVQAWHGRQRQRATRAEKLRFQALKADDQEAYMRMVKESKNERLTLLLEETNKLLVNLGAAVQRQRDSKQSNGIEPLEDLKADLPQSDVLKNGFSKESPLEEDVDLIDSDHNDDTSDLLEGQRQYNSAIHSIQEKVTEQPSTLQGGELRPYQIEGLQWMLSLFNNNLNGILADEMGLGKTIQTISLIAYLMEYKSVTGPFLIVAPKAVLPNWINEFATWAPSITAVLYDGRLDERKAIKEELSGEGKFNVLITHYDLIMRDKAFLKKIYWKYLIVDEGHRLKNHECALARTLDSSYQIERRLLLTGTPIQNSLQELWSLLNFLLPNIFNSVQNFEDWFNAPFADRVDVSLTDEEQLLIIRRLHQVIRPFILRRKKAEVEKFLPGKSQVILKCDMSAWQKVYYQQVTDVGRVGLDNGSGKSKSLQNLTMQLRKCCNHPYLFVGDYDIYNRKQEIVRASGKFELLDRLLPKLRRAGHRVLLFSQMTRLMDILEIYLRLHDYKFLRLDGSTKTEERGSLLRKFNAPDSPYFMFLLSTRAGGLGLNLQTADTVIIFDSDWNPQMDQQAEDRAHRIGQKKEVRVFVLVSVGSIEEVILERAKQKMGIDAKVIQAGLFNTTSTAQDRREMLEEIMRRGSSSLGTDVPSEREINRLAARSDEEYWLFERMDEDRRQKENYRSRLMEEHELPDWVYSALNKDDKVKAFDSSSVTGKRKRKEVVYADTLSDLQWMKAVENGQDINKLSAKGKRRNHLPVDSHAQTSDDTGAEEMFLELSNAVTNERSSEDTFDVTPASKRLRHEEISLRKHETEDVGVSGLNEHVFSWNTHRKKRSSYLSQGSLSDTRGQSANGRAS; encoded by the exons ATGGAGCAAGCACTAATTGGTGCACTGAATCTTGTATCTCGAAATCTCCCTCTTCCTCCAGAACTCTTCAACACCGTTTCTTCTATCTGTTACGGATCTGACACCAACTCCGATGCGCCCTCCAATTCTACACAACACCATGATTTATTCACAGACCTTCAAGATGCACTTTCCATTCAACGTCCTCATTATTCTTCCAGTTCCAAATTAAACAATGCTATCAAAACCCGTTTTCTAACTCGCTTTCACCACCGCTTAACTCAGCTTCAAG GATTGCCTTCGAGCTGGGGAGACGACCTACAGACGAGGTGCTTGCTCGAGCTTTACGGATTAAAG CTAGCCGAGTTGCAGGGGAAAGTTCGGACGGAAGTGAGTTCTGAATATTGGCTTAATGTTAAATGTGCATATCCCGACAAGCAGTTGTTTGACTGGGGCATGATGCGGTTGCGGCGTCCTCCTTATGGTGTTGGAGATCCATTTGCCATAAATGCTGATGATCAAATAAGAAAGAAACGGGATGCTGAG AGACTATCAAGATTAGAAGAGCAAGAAAAAACTCACATAGAAACCACAAAAAGAAGATTTTTCGCAGAAATACTGAATGCTGTCCGTGAGTTCCAGTTACAAATCCAAGGTTCTTTGAAGAGGAGAAAACAGAGGAACGATGCTGTTCAG GCATGGCATGGAAGGCAAAGACAACGTGCAACACGGGCCGAGAAATTGAGATTCCAAGCTTTAAAGGCTGATGATCAAGAAGCTTACATGAGAATGGTGAAAGAGAGTAAGAATGAAAGATTAACTTTGCTTCTTGAAGAAACAAATAAACTGCTTGTAAATTTGGGAGCAGCCGTTCAACGTCAAAGAGACTCCAAACAATCAAATGGTATTGAACCCTTGGAAGATTTAAAAGCTGATTTACCACAGTCAGATGTTTTAAAGAATGGGTTTTCTAAGGAATCACCTCTTGAGGAAGATGTGGATTTGATAGATTCTGATCATAATGATGACACTAGTGATTTACTTGAAGGTCAGAGGCAATACAATTCTGCTATACATTCCATTCAAGAAAAG GTAACTGAACAACCATCTACCCTTCAAGGTGGAGAATTAAGACCATACCAGATAGAAGGGCTCCAGTGGATGCTTTCTTTGTTTAATAACAACTTAAATGGAATTTTGGCTGATGAAATGGGGCTTGGGAAGACAATACAAACCATTTCGTTGATAGCATATCTTATGGAATACAAGAGTGTGACTGGCCCTTTTTTGATTGTGGCTCCAAAGGCTGTTCTGCCAAATTGGATCAATGAATTCGCAACATGGGCTCCTAG CATTACAGCTGTTCTATATGATGGACGGCTGGATGAGAGGAAAGCAATAAAGGAAGAACTGTCAGGGGAGGGGAAATTTAATGTTCTGATAACACACTATGATCTTATAATGAGAGATAAAGCATTTCTCAAGAAAATCTATTGGAAATACTTGATTGTTGATGAAGGGCATCGATTGAAGAATCATGAGTGTGCTCTAGCAAGAACTCTGGACTCCAG CTATCAGATTGAACGGAGACTACTGTTGACTGGAACCCCAATTCAGAACAGCCTGCAGGAATTGTGGTCTCTGCTCAACTTTCTCCTTCCAAACATTTTCAATTCAGTTCAGAATTTTGAGGACTGGTTTAATGCTCCCTTCGCAGACCGAGTTGATGTGTCCTTAACAGATGAAGAACAGTTATTGATTATTCGCCGTCTGCATCAA GTAATAAGGCCCTTCATACTAAGAAGGAAAAAGGCTGAGGTGGAAAAGTTTCTTCCTGGGAAATCTCAGGTCATACTCAAATGTGATATGTCAGCCTGGCAGAAAGTATATTATCAACAAGTAACTGATGTCGGCAGAGTTGGGTTAGACAATG GTTCTGGAAAATCAAAAAGTCTACAGAACTTGACAATGCAACTCAGGAAGTGTTGTAACCATCCCTACCTGTTTGTGGGAGACTATGATATATATAATCGTAAGCAGGAGATTGTCAGAGCATCAGGGAAATTTGAACTTCTTGACCGTTTGCTTCCAAAACTTCGTAGAGCTGGTCACAGAGTCCTCCTTTTTTCACAAATGACTCGTCTCATGGACATTCTTGAAATTTATCTTCGACTTCACGATTACAAATTTCTTAGACTTGATGGCTCAACAAAAACTGAGGAAAGAGGTTCCCTACTACGGAAATTCAATGCTCCTGACTCTCCATACTTTATGTTTCTTTTGAGCACTCGTGCCGGAGGTCTTGGTTTGAACTTGCAAACAGCAGATACTGTAATAATCTTTGACAGTGATTGGAACCCACAAATGGATCAACAAGCTGAGGATCGAGCCCATCGCATTGGACAAAAAAAGGAAGTTAGAGTTTTTGTGTTAGTTAGCGTGGGATCAATTGAAGAGGTGATTTTAGAGCGTGCTAAACAAAAGATGGGAATTGATGCCAAAGTCATTCAGGCGGGACTTTTCAACACAACTTCAACAG cCCAGGACAGGAGAGAAATGTTGGAGGAGATTATGCGTAGAGGTAGTAGCTCACTCGGAACAGATGTGCCAAGTGAGAGAGAAATTAACCGCCTTGCAGCCCGGTCCGATGAGGAATATTGGCTGTTTGAGAGAATGGACGAGGATAGAAGGCAAAAGGAGAATTACAGATCTCGTCTCATGGAAGAGCATGAACTACCAGATTGGGTATACTCTGCACTAAATAAGGATGATAAGGTGAAGGCTTTTGACAGCAGTAGTGTTACTGGAAAGCGGAAAAGAAAAGAAGTGGTATATGCAGATACGTTAAGCGATCTACAATGGATGAAGGCAGTGGAAAACGGACAGGATATAAATAAGCTTTCGGCTAAAGGGAAACGAAGAAACCACCTCCCTGTTGACAGCCATGCACAAACTAGTGATGATACCGGGGCAGAAGAGATGTTTTTAGAGTTGAGCAATGCAGTGACAAATGAGAGATCAAGTGAAGATACTTTTGATGTGACCCCTGCCTCTAAGAGACTCAGGCATGAAGAAATAAGTCTCCGGAAACATGAAACCGAAGATGTCGGCGTAAGTGGTTTGAACGAGCATGTGTTTTCGTGGAATACACACAGAAAGAAGAGATCAAGCTATCTTAGCCAGGGTTCATTATCTGATACCAGAGGGCAGAGTGCAAATGGAAGAGCAAGCTAG